One region of Myxosarcina sp. GI1 genomic DNA includes:
- a CDS encoding CCA tRNA nucleotidyltransferase, with amino-acid sequence MIVTRLDRYFSAIALPFDLSCLPASAYLVGGAVRDGLLNRTKDVFDLDLVLPAKPIETAREIARRYQGGFVILDEARQIARVVFSNGTLDFALQEGDSLTADLQRRDFTINAIAYNFQTRQLVDPFGGIQALEQGKIEMISPGNLVNDPLRLLRAYRQAAQLDFSIEANTRKTIRSLGSLLPRVAAERVQTEFNYLLKSDTGNKWLEALWKDGLIQLYFPTVDAVKIQQLMAVETAVNRLKFAWNTFTERCHNWKCLTKIATLVASTPEAAEAELINLKYSRAEVKAVVKTVEHLPQLQAISSLPSLREQYFFFLQTRDVFPILVARAIALGISPEITTPLIDRYLNLQDPVAYPQAIVTGNHLITKLNLKPSPLIGKLLTEIQIACLEGKISTPQEALQYAANFLE; translated from the coding sequence ATGATAGTGACTCGGCTCGATCGGTATTTTTCGGCGATCGCACTTCCTTTTGACTTGAGTTGTTTGCCTGCCTCGGCATATTTAGTTGGCGGTGCGGTCAGAGATGGCTTGTTAAACCGCACAAAAGATGTTTTCGATCTAGATTTGGTTTTACCAGCCAAACCCATAGAAACGGCGCGAGAAATTGCCCGTCGCTATCAGGGTGGCTTTGTAATTTTGGATGAAGCCAGACAAATTGCCAGAGTGGTTTTTTCTAACGGAACTTTAGATTTTGCCCTACAGGAAGGAGATAGTTTGACGGCAGATTTACAACGCCGAGATTTTACAATTAACGCGATCGCTTATAACTTTCAAACACGACAATTAGTCGATCCTTTTGGGGGAATACAAGCTTTAGAGCAAGGTAAAATCGAGATGATTTCACCAGGTAATCTAGTAAACGATCCCCTCAGACTATTAAGAGCTTACCGCCAAGCAGCACAGCTAGACTTTTCGATCGAAGCTAATACCAGAAAAACTATTCGTTCTTTAGGCTCTTTATTACCTCGGGTTGCGGCAGAAAGAGTCCAGACTGAGTTTAACTATCTTTTAAAAAGCGATACGGGCAATAAATGGCTGGAGGCTTTATGGAAGGATGGGTTAATCCAGCTTTATTTCCCTACTGTTGATGCAGTTAAAATTCAGCAGCTAATGGCAGTAGAAACAGCAGTCAACCGTCTGAAATTTGCCTGGAATACTTTTACAGAGCGTTGCCATAATTGGAAGTGTCTGACAAAAATCGCTACTTTAGTTGCTTCAACTCCCGAAGCTGCTGAAGCTGAATTAATCAATCTAAAATACTCTCGCGCTGAAGTTAAAGCTGTAGTAAAAACCGTCGAGCATCTACCACAACTGCAAGCCATTTCATCCTTGCCGAGCTTGCGAGAACAGTATTTTTTCTTTTTACAAACTCGCGATGTTTTTCCTATTTTAGTTGCTAGAGCGATCGCGCTGGGAATTAGCCCAGAAATTACAACTCCTTTAATTGACCGCTATTTAAATTTACAAGATCCTGTAGCCTATCCTCAAGCTATAGTTACGGGTAATCACCTCATTACCAAATTAAATCTCAAACCCTCACCTCTAATTGGCAAACTATTAACAGAAATTCAAATTGCTTGTCTTGAGGGAAAAATCTCAACACCCCAAGAAGCTTTACAGTATGCTGCCAATTTTTTGGAATAA
- a CDS encoding anhydro-N-acetylmuramic acid kinase, with translation MKVIGAISGTSVDGIDVALVEISGGESELQIELLAGNTYPYPQNLRRKILAVCGGKSLTVAELATLDDAIAFNFALAARSIQAECQETAELIGSHGQTVYHRPPIANGETNIGYSLQLGRGAVIASQTDLTTISNFRAADLAAGGEGAPLVSKIDACLLAHPTQHTAVQNIGGIGNLTYLPPKNKSNWQQRICGWDTGPGNALIDLAVEQLTNGSQTYDKDGSWAAQGSPCFKLVEQWIKQDFFKRSPPKSTGRELFSRDYLSQCWQDAKDENLSSADWLATIAELTVASIVHSYHHFLPQLPERVLLCGGGSRNLYLKQRLRSRLTATEILTTDDVGLNADYKEAIAFAVLAYWRLNSIPGNLPQVTGAKKPMLLGDIHYPLNSSNVLSN, from the coding sequence ATGAAAGTTATTGGTGCAATTAGCGGTACCTCAGTAGATGGAATTGACGTAGCTTTAGTTGAAATTAGTGGCGGCGAATCAGAGTTACAGATCGAGCTATTGGCTGGCAACACCTATCCCTATCCTCAAAACCTCAGACGAAAAATACTAGCAGTTTGTGGTGGAAAATCTCTAACAGTTGCCGAATTAGCCACTTTAGACGATGCGATCGCCTTTAATTTTGCTCTGGCTGCTCGCTCTATTCAAGCAGAGTGCCAGGAAACAGCAGAATTAATCGGTTCACACGGTCAAACAGTCTATCATCGTCCGCCAATAGCTAACGGAGAGACAAACATCGGCTATAGTCTGCAACTAGGACGCGGTGCCGTAATTGCCAGTCAAACGGATCTGACTACTATAAGTAACTTTCGGGCTGCCGACCTTGCCGCAGGAGGAGAAGGCGCGCCTTTAGTATCTAAAATCGATGCCTGTTTGCTAGCTCATCCTACACAACATACTGCCGTGCAAAATATCGGCGGTATTGGCAACCTTACTTATCTGCCTCCTAAAAATAAATCTAACTGGCAACAGCGCATTTGCGGTTGGGACACGGGACCTGGTAATGCCTTAATCGATCTGGCAGTAGAGCAACTTACAAATGGCAGTCAAACCTACGATAAAGACGGTAGTTGGGCAGCGCAAGGTTCGCCCTGTTTTAAACTGGTAGAGCAGTGGATAAAACAAGATTTTTTTAAGCGATCGCCTCCCAAATCTACGGGAAGAGAACTATTTAGCCGCGATTACTTAAGCCAATGCTGGCAAGATGCCAAAGACGAAAACCTCAGTTCTGCCGACTGGCTGGCTACAATAGCCGAACTAACTGTAGCCTCTATCGTTCATAGCTATCATCATTTTTTACCCCAACTTCCAGAGCGAGTTTTGTTATGCGGTGGCGGTAGTCGCAACCTCTATTTGAAACAACGCTTGCGCTCTCGGTTGACTGCGACAGAGATCCTAACTACAGATGACGTAGGTTTAAACGCAGACTATAAAGAAGCGATCGCCTTTGCCGTTTTGGCATATTGGCGGTTGAATTCGATACCTGGAAACTTACCCCAAGTAACGGGAGCCAAAAAGCCAATGTTACTGGGAGATATTCATTATCCACTAAATTCTTCAAATGTGTTATCTAACTAG
- a CDS encoding DedA family protein, translated as MSIELLSLDNALEIARQYGYLAVFLGIAIENTGIPIPGETVTIVGGFLAGNDELNYWWVLASAISGAVLGDNFGYWLGRWGGWTLLVKVGSWFGIQEPQLESVKQRYSKNAPLAVFFGRFVTLLRIFAGPLAGMTRMSYRKFLLCNFGGASVWAVTIVSLAFFLGKVISLQQIISGISQFGILALVLIILVLLIPTLWEYGQTKLLPKD; from the coding sequence ATGTCCATCGAGTTACTCAGTTTAGATAATGCTTTAGAAATTGCCCGCCAATATGGTTACCTGGCAGTATTTTTGGGAATAGCGATCGAAAATACTGGTATTCCCATACCAGGAGAAACCGTTACCATCGTAGGTGGTTTTTTAGCAGGAAACGACGAATTAAATTATTGGTGGGTGTTGGCTAGCGCGATTTCTGGCGCAGTTTTAGGAGACAATTTTGGTTACTGGCTTGGTAGATGGGGTGGCTGGACTTTACTAGTCAAAGTTGGTAGTTGGTTTGGCATTCAAGAGCCACAGCTAGAATCTGTCAAACAACGCTATAGTAAAAATGCACCTCTAGCAGTCTTTTTTGGGCGTTTTGTTACTTTATTAAGAATTTTTGCAGGTCCATTAGCTGGAATGACTCGAATGTCATACAGAAAATTTTTGCTCTGTAATTTTGGTGGCGCATCGGTCTGGGCGGTTACTATTGTCAGTCTCGCTTTTTTTCTAGGTAAAGTTATTTCTTTACAACAAATTATCAGTGGAATTTCTCAGTTTGGAATTTTAGCTTTAGTATTAATTATCTTAGTCCTTTTGATTCCTACCTTATGGGAATACGGACAGACCAAATTACTACCAAAAGATTAA
- the secF gene encoding protein translocase subunit SecF, with protein MIKFSVTKKRNLWWAISGIAFIASIAAMVISFTILNAPIRPGIDFIGGTRLQFERDCSIANNCDRPIETAEVREVLEAQNLGNSSIQLLGDNQQILSIRTPNLNVEQRTTLQSALSEKIGQFDPKAIQIDSVGPTVGEELFVSGILALIVAFFGIIVYLSIRFQFDYALFAILALFHDVVITAGVFAVLGLAIGLEVDSLFLVALLTIVGFSVNDTVVIYDRIRETITANPQRPINEIVDDAVIQTLGRSINTTLTTILPLLAIFLFGGQTLKFFALALIVGFILGAYSSIFVASTLLAWWRKSRGKATLVTAKPSE; from the coding sequence ATGATTAAATTTAGTGTCACTAAAAAACGCAATCTTTGGTGGGCAATTTCTGGAATAGCATTTATCGCCAGTATTGCCGCTATGGTAATCTCGTTTACTATTTTAAATGCACCCATACGCCCTGGGATTGATTTTATTGGCGGAACTCGCCTGCAATTCGAACGGGATTGTTCGATCGCCAATAATTGCGATCGCCCGATTGAGACAGCAGAAGTGAGAGAAGTTCTAGAAGCGCAAAATTTAGGCAACAGCAGCATTCAGCTACTAGGAGATAACCAACAGATACTTTCTATTAGAACGCCAAATCTCAATGTCGAACAAAGAACGACTTTGCAATCTGCTCTAAGTGAAAAAATCGGGCAGTTTGACCCCAAAGCTATCCAAATTGATTCTGTAGGACCTACCGTTGGGGAAGAACTTTTTGTATCGGGTATTTTGGCTTTAATCGTTGCCTTTTTTGGCATTATTGTCTATCTCAGTATCCGTTTCCAGTTTGACTATGCTTTGTTTGCGATTTTGGCATTGTTTCACGATGTTGTAATCACGGCTGGAGTTTTTGCCGTATTAGGTTTGGCAATTGGATTGGAGGTAGACAGTTTATTTTTGGTAGCGTTGCTAACTATCGTTGGTTTTTCGGTAAATGACACGGTGGTTATATACGATCGCATTCGCGAAACTATTACTGCCAATCCCCAGCGTCCGATAAATGAAATTGTCGATGATGCGGTCATTCAAACCCTCGGTCGTTCGATCAATACTACCCTGACTACCATTTTGCCTTTGCTAGCTATTTTCTTGTTTGGCGGACAAACCCTAAAGTTTTTTGCCCTCGCTTTGATTGTCGGTTTTATTTTAGGAGCATACTCTAGTATTTTTGTTGCCAGTACCCTACTGGCTTGGTGGCGTAAGAGTAGGGGGAAAGCTACCCTGGTAACTGCCAAACCAAGTGAGTAA
- a CDS encoding carbonic anhydrase family protein: MVASITGTTFIDFDFDGVRDSQEAGLENFEIQLLGSNGNIIATTTTDASGFYEFSNLDSDPYIVRQVSQSGFVQTAPAFATEIIEIEPGVTDSFQSPVDITNAVPIEFDRILKNSYDGEGAIEIQNKGSNFEVIYEAGNDNFVNLNGEEFELINIHFHSESEHAVDGELSDLEMHLVHGNETGGLTVLGVLIEEGEFNQELAPVFDTVSSELVANGELPDTVAFTEEIEIAEVLPDNSGWFYNGSLTTPPFSENVNWFVFEESIELSSEQMDVFEDFLESVDLEFNNRDLQPLNGRQFNEVNYQVQVTGDESITDLNFGNTPVNEIVSGQGEDTLSGSVGFDSIVGGKGEDELFGLAGNDTLDGAGGEDTLDGGLGNDVLTGGRGTDIFVLAAGEGADTITDFSNGENLIGLSRGLTFAELSFAGNSILVDDTKEILATVTGVNTTSLAASDFISV; encoded by the coding sequence ATGGTAGCTTCAATTACTGGTACAACTTTTATCGATTTTGATTTTGACGGAGTTCGAGATTCACAAGAAGCAGGATTAGAAAATTTTGAAATTCAATTACTTGGCTCGAATGGCAACATCATAGCAACAACCACTACAGATGCTTCTGGTTTTTATGAATTCTCAAATCTAGACTCCGACCCATATATAGTTCGCCAAGTGAGTCAGTCAGGTTTTGTGCAGACTGCACCAGCTTTTGCTACAGAGATAATAGAAATTGAGCCTGGTGTTACGGATAGTTTTCAATCTCCTGTTGATATTACTAATGCTGTTCCGATTGAATTCGATCGGATTCTCAAAAATAGCTACGATGGCGAGGGAGCAATAGAAATTCAAAATAAAGGCAGCAATTTTGAAGTTATCTATGAAGCGGGAAATGATAATTTTGTCAATCTAAACGGAGAGGAGTTTGAGCTAATTAACATTCATTTTCATTCAGAAAGCGAACATGCCGTAGATGGTGAGCTTTCTGATTTGGAGATGCATCTAGTACATGGCAATGAAACTGGAGGATTGACAGTTCTAGGTGTATTAATTGAAGAAGGTGAATTCAACCAAGAATTAGCTCCTGTCTTCGACACTGTTAGTTCGGAGCTAGTAGCCAACGGAGAATTACCAGACACTGTGGCATTTACCGAAGAAATTGAGATTGCAGAGGTGTTACCTGATAATTCAGGATGGTTTTACAATGGTTCGTTAACCACTCCACCGTTCAGTGAAAATGTTAACTGGTTTGTTTTTGAGGAATCTATCGAACTTTCCTCAGAGCAAATGGATGTATTTGAAGATTTTCTAGAAAGTGTCGATTTAGAATTTAATAATCGCGATTTACAACCCCTCAATGGGAGGCAGTTTAACGAAGTTAATTACCAGGTACAGGTAACAGGTGATGAGTCCATTACCGATCTCAATTTTGGGAATACTCCTGTTAATGAAATTGTAAGTGGTCAGGGTGAAGATACCCTTTCTGGCTCGGTCGGCTTTGATTCGATTGTAGGAGGCAAGGGTGAAGATGAACTTTTTGGTCTTGCAGGTAACGATACTTTAGACGGCGCAGGTGGTGAAGATACTCTCGATGGCGGTTTAGGAAACGATGTCTTAACTGGTGGTCGGGGTACAGATATTTTTGTCTTAGCTGCTGGAGAAGGGGCAGATACCATTACCGACTTTTCTAATGGAGAGAATTTAATCGGTTTATCAAGAGGTTTAACATTTGCAGAATTGTCTTTCGCGGGTAACAGCATTCTTGTTGATGATACCAAGGAAATATTAGCCACCGTAACAGGAGTAAATACAACTAGTCTCGCCGCATCTGATTTTATTTCTGTTTGA
- a CDS encoding pseudouridine synthase, translated as MERIQKILSQWGVASRRQAEKLITAGKVRVNGKIASLGDKLDLAVDVLEVNGKVIQLTDRPQPIYLLLNKPTSVVSTCSDPQNRPTVLDLLPNNLKKGKGIHPVGRLDFNSSGALLLTNDGDLTLNLTHPRYHLPKTYLVWLDKHPTEEDLVLWRNGINLNGKKTLPAEVEIVRRRGQQTLIKIVLIEGRNRQIRRTAEKLGYKVVELHRTAIGSISLNSRGKTELTNGSYRHLTSSEIALIKNFN; from the coding sequence ATGGAAAGAATTCAAAAAATTTTATCCCAATGGGGGGTTGCTTCGCGGCGACAAGCGGAAAAATTAATAACGGCAGGAAAAGTTCGGGTCAATGGTAAAATTGCCAGTCTTGGAGACAAGCTCGATTTAGCAGTAGATGTATTAGAAGTAAACGGTAAGGTAATCCAATTAACCGATCGCCCTCAACCAATATATCTATTACTAAACAAACCTACTAGTGTTGTCTCTACCTGTAGCGATCCCCAAAATCGACCCACAGTTTTAGATTTATTACCCAATAATCTAAAAAAAGGCAAAGGTATTCATCCTGTAGGCAGACTCGATTTTAATTCCAGTGGTGCGTTGCTGTTAACTAATGATGGCGATTTGACTCTTAATTTGACTCACCCTCGCTATCATCTGCCTAAAACTTATCTGGTCTGGTTGGATAAACATCCTACCGAGGAAGATTTAGTTTTATGGCGTAATGGTATAAATTTAAACGGTAAAAAAACTTTGCCAGCCGAAGTAGAAATAGTTCGCCGTCGAGGACAACAAACTCTTATAAAAATTGTTCTAATCGAAGGCAGGAATCGCCAGATTCGCCGCACGGCAGAAAAATTAGGATATAAAGTTGTCGAACTACATCGTACGGCGATTGGCTCGATTTCTTTAAATTCTCGTGGTAAAACAGAACTAACTAATGGTAGTTACAGACATCTAACCTCTTCTGAAATCGCGCTAATAAAAAATTTTAATTAA
- a CDS encoding RodZ domain-containing protein yields MKNQDKNSQIDLPKLQEIGTCLYQIREEKKISLDMVAAKTLIPKRLLIAIEQADISKLPEPFYIKALIVKFARAIDAELPDFTLTSAAKTSNLAKLERANADKRNWSTPSFINEFPRKLSIDFQVRSLHLYLFYILLVGFSVKGIAALVERPLVIEQAPEQNLPKDASVVDTDPTRGKQTVTPQLISQTSQSQSVTVGIDLEDRCWLKVMVDGKKAFEGTLPKGTKRTWTGKKQVTIRAGNAGGVAVTFNNERQQILGEPGEVQEVTYTVN; encoded by the coding sequence ATGAAAAATCAAGATAAAAATTCGCAAATAGATTTACCAAAGCTACAGGAAATTGGTACTTGTCTGTATCAGATTCGTGAGGAAAAAAAAATTTCACTCGATATGGTAGCGGCAAAAACTTTAATTCCCAAACGTCTTTTAATTGCTATCGAACAGGCAGATATAAGCAAATTACCAGAACCATTTTATATTAAAGCTTTAATCGTCAAATTCGCTCGCGCGATCGACGCAGAGTTACCCGATTTTACCTTAACTTCTGCTGCCAAAACTTCTAATCTGGCGAAGTTAGAACGAGCTAATGCCGACAAGAGAAATTGGTCTACGCCTTCATTTATCAATGAGTTCCCACGAAAGCTGTCTATTGACTTTCAGGTGCGATCGCTTCATTTATATTTATTCTACATTCTACTGGTAGGTTTTTCAGTTAAAGGAATTGCTGCCCTGGTAGAACGCCCTCTTGTTATCGAGCAAGCTCCCGAACAAAATTTGCCTAAAGATGCCTCAGTTGTTGATACCGATCCCACACGAGGTAAGCAGACAGTGACACCTCAATTGATTAGCCAAACTAGCCAGTCGCAATCGGTAACGGTGGGGATCGATTTAGAAGATAGATGTTGGTTAAAAGTAATGGTTGATGGTAAAAAAGCTTTTGAAGGTACTCTACCTAAAGGAACCAAACGAACTTGGACTGGCAAGAAACAAGTGACTATTCGCGCTGGTAATGCAGGTGGTGTGGCAGTAACTTTTAATAATGAAAGGCAGCAAATACTGGGTGAACCAGGAGAAGTCCAGGAAGTTACTTATACAGTTAATTAG
- a CDS encoding serine/threonine-protein kinase, which translates to MNKDSKHGRLLSNRYQLIELVGEGAMGRVYRAEDTLLGGVTVAVKFLSQTLLNDGMRDRFEREASISAILGEKSIHVVRVKDYGVDEFNIPFYVMEFLSGKSLSDLILYQPLSLKRFATYTRHICLGLESAHQGIRFNGELCRIIHRDIKPSNITIIQDPTLGEVAKILDFGIAKLIQDGSSQTQSFMGTLAYCSPEQMEGKELDNRSDIYSLGIMMYEMLTMDMPVLPQNSSFGGWYQAHTNFKPEPFNERLNVPGELQELVFRCLAKEKEKRPQNVREILQVLESLQLSKQRPSIEVSDNVSETTHNTKTYTPDTKTYTPTEDTVATNLSVTQVCLETGWPQDKPLSKIVFARLIDTYLGETPVLSVMLDPEELMHLTSGIRYNQFLFLDRPHPMLLWITLLYHPEQGSRWLPCYLDLKSHKGQQICRALSTIGEYKILFYVLNQPQQCQHITSSSINERNCSMLKKWADIGKIIPSSSNPKAAKKILKTELEKLKDNIIAKVKAAQSNNPLLLDL; encoded by the coding sequence ATGAATAAAGATTCCAAACACGGTCGTTTACTCTCTAACCGCTACCAGCTAATAGAACTAGTTGGAGAAGGTGCAATGGGTAGAGTATATCGCGCCGAAGACACTTTGCTGGGAGGAGTAACAGTCGCAGTAAAATTTTTATCCCAAACTTTGCTTAACGATGGCATGCGCGATCGCTTCGAGCGAGAAGCTTCGATTTCTGCCATTTTAGGAGAAAAAAGTATCCATGTTGTCAGGGTAAAAGATTATGGTGTTGACGAATTCAACATTCCCTTTTATGTTATGGAATTTCTTTCTGGCAAAAGCCTTAGCGACTTAATTCTATATCAACCACTATCCCTAAAGCGTTTTGCAACTTATACTCGCCACATTTGCTTGGGTTTGGAGTCGGCTCACCAGGGAATTCGCTTTAATGGCGAACTCTGCCGTATTATTCATCGAGATATCAAACCAAGTAATATTACTATTATTCAAGACCCTACTTTAGGAGAAGTAGCCAAAATATTAGATTTTGGTATCGCCAAATTAATTCAGGACGGTTCTTCCCAAACCCAATCTTTTATGGGTACTCTAGCATATTGTTCGCCAGAACAAATGGAAGGTAAAGAGCTAGATAACCGTTCTGATATTTATAGCTTGGGCATAATGATGTACGAAATGCTGACTATGGATATGCCCGTACTTCCCCAAAACTCTTCTTTCGGAGGCTGGTATCAGGCACATACAAATTTTAAGCCCGAACCTTTTAATGAAAGATTAAATGTACCTGGCGAACTTCAAGAATTGGTATTTCGTTGTTTGGCTAAAGAAAAAGAAAAACGTCCTCAAAATGTTCGAGAAATTTTGCAGGTACTAGAAAGTTTACAGCTTTCCAAGCAGCGTCCCTCTATTGAGGTGTCAGATAATGTATCCGAGACAACTCATAACACCAAAACATATACACCCGATACCAAAACATATACGCCTACAGAAGACACCGTAGCGACAAATCTTTCAGTTACCCAAGTTTGTCTGGAAACTGGCTGGCCCCAAGACAAACCTCTGAGTAAAATTGTTTTTGCCAGATTAATCGATACTTATTTGGGAGAAACGCCAGTTCTTTCGGTAATGTTAGATCCAGAAGAATTGATGCATCTTACTTCTGGCATTCGCTACAATCAGTTTTTGTTTCTCGATCGCCCCCATCCCATGCTGTTATGGATTACGCTTTTGTATCACCCCGAACAGGGATCGCGTTGGCTACCTTGCTATCTAGATCTTAAATCCCATAAAGGACAGCAAATTTGTCGCGCCCTCTCAACAATTGGCGAATATAAAATTTTGTTTTACGTTCTCAACCAGCCACAACAGTGTCAGCATATAACGAGTTCATCTATTAACGAGCGTAACTGTAGTATGCTTAAAAAATGGGCGGATATCGGCAAAATAATTCCTTCCTCCAGTAATCCTAAAGCTGCCAAAAAAATCTTAAAAACCGAACTAGAAAAGCTTAAAGATAATATAATCGCTAAAGTTAAAGCAGCACAGTCAAACAATCCTTTGCTTTTGGATCTTTAA
- a CDS encoding orange carotenoid protein N-terminal domain-containing protein, whose protein sequence is MTSANLDQNVDRALSAYNSLSVDDKLAFLWYVYKDMGDSVTPAAPGAAGADISGGLFNQVKEKSFEEQLDIQRKLISGQDSLISREYGSLSANTKLLFWYQLAQGMDEGTIVPMPDDYKASGSVEQLLPQIESLDSEQQITLLRNAVVNAGTEPKQGADI, encoded by the coding sequence ATGACATCTGCCAATTTAGACCAGAATGTAGATCGCGCTTTGAGTGCATATAACAGTTTAAGCGTTGATGATAAGTTAGCGTTCTTATGGTATGTATATAAAGACATGGGAGATTCAGTTACTCCTGCGGCTCCAGGCGCGGCAGGAGCCGATATTTCTGGAGGACTTTTCAATCAGGTAAAAGAAAAGTCTTTTGAGGAACAATTAGATATTCAGCGTAAACTTATTTCTGGTCAAGATAGCCTTATTTCTCGCGAATATGGCTCTTTAAGCGCAAATACCAAACTACTATTTTGGTATCAACTGGCACAGGGAATGGACGAAGGTACCATAGTTCCCATGCCCGACGACTATAAAGCTAGCGGTAGTGTCGAACAATTGCTCCCACAAATTGAATCATTGGATTCAGAGCAACAGATTACCTTGCTAAGAAATGCCGTAGTTAATGCAGGTACAGAACCAAAACAGGGTGCAGACATTTAG
- the secD gene encoding protein translocase subunit SecD: MQKQQTYIILILVLVAAAIATLITIPPQLGLDLRGGAQLTIRVKPTPEVQEIKPDDLKAVQRVLENRINEFGVSETAVQTVGDDKISIQLPGESDPETAERRLQGTAKLEFKEQKPGTEGELAAESQVRQQQQLQLSILNSQELAAENQAEIAKLRESLRQSNQAIAELFQSVGLTGTSLKDARPQPDATGNRWEVAINFDDEGGKKFAELTKNLAGTGRSIGIFLDDELISSPVVGPEFASTGIAGGRAVITGNFDVESASDLAIQIKGGSLPFPVEVVENRTVGATLGQDSIRRSIIAGVAGLILVLIFMAVYYRLPGIIADVALVVYGLLTMACYALVGVTLTLPGIAGFILSIGMAVDANVLIFERTREELRGGKTLYRSVESGFYRAFSSILDSNVTTAIACLALLWLGSGLVKGFAVTLLIGVIVSMFTAVTCSRTLMLLMVLGMPKVRQKPELFCPNLSGRS, from the coding sequence ATGCAAAAACAACAGACCTATATTATTTTAATTTTGGTGTTGGTGGCAGCGGCGATCGCTACCTTAATAACCATTCCACCTCAGTTGGGTTTAGACCTTAGAGGAGGAGCGCAGTTAACCATTCGTGTCAAACCGACTCCTGAAGTACAAGAAATAAAACCAGACGATTTAAAAGCCGTACAGCGAGTTTTGGAAAATCGCATCAATGAATTTGGTGTCTCGGAAACTGCCGTACAAACTGTAGGGGATGATAAAATTTCGATTCAGCTACCAGGAGAAAGCGACCCAGAAACCGCCGAAAGACGTTTGCAAGGAACGGCAAAATTAGAATTTAAAGAGCAAAAGCCAGGAACTGAAGGAGAATTAGCTGCTGAATCTCAAGTCAGACAGCAACAGCAGCTACAGCTATCTATTTTAAATTCCCAAGAGCTAGCAGCAGAAAATCAAGCCGAGATAGCCAAACTAAGGGAATCTTTACGCCAGTCTAACCAGGCAATTGCCGAATTATTTCAATCGGTAGGTTTAACGGGAACTAGTTTAAAAGATGCTCGCCCGCAACCCGATGCCACTGGCAATCGTTGGGAAGTGGCGATTAATTTTGACGATGAAGGGGGCAAGAAATTTGCCGAACTGACCAAAAACCTTGCTGGTACTGGTCGCAGTATTGGCATATTTTTAGATGACGAACTAATTAGTTCCCCAGTCGTGGGACCAGAGTTTGCCAGTACTGGTATTGCTGGCGGTAGAGCGGTAATTACAGGAAACTTTGATGTTGAAAGTGCTAGCGATTTAGCAATTCAAATTAAAGGTGGTTCTCTGCCGTTTCCTGTAGAAGTAGTAGAAAATCGCACTGTGGGTGCTACTCTCGGACAAGACAGCATTCGCCGTAGCATTATTGCTGGAGTGGCTGGTTTAATTCTGGTATTGATATTTATGGCAGTTTACTATCGACTACCAGGAATAATTGCCGATGTTGCGTTAGTAGTCTATGGTTTGTTGACTATGGCTTGCTACGCTTTAGTCGGGGTTACGCTGACGCTACCTGGAATTGCGGGTTTTATTCTCAGTATTGGCATGGCGGTAGATGCTAATGTCTTGATTTTCGAGCGCACTAGAGAAGAATTACGAGGGGGTAAAACCCTTTACCGTTCGGTAGAGTCTGGATTTTATCGCGCTTTTTCCAGTATTCTCGATAGTAACGTGACGACAGCGATCGCCTGTTTGGCTTTATTGTGGCTGGGATCTGGTTTGGTCAAAGGTTTTGCAGTTACTTTATTAATAGGTGTAATCGTCAGTATGTTTACTGCCGTTACTTGCAGTCGAACTTTGATGTTACTAATGGTGTTAGGTATGCCCAAAGTCAGACAGAAACCAGAATTATTTTGCCCCAATCTGAGTGGGCGTAGTTAA
- a CDS encoding Ycf34 family protein: MCICVNCYFVDQCNTYNAVETQHQQPHLTETPSFEPVEPCINVNIRTNSDIIEMEWDVVGCASFRQEVGKWAKLRPGEPVPT, translated from the coding sequence ATGTGTATCTGTGTAAATTGCTACTTTGTAGACCAGTGTAATACTTACAATGCCGTAGAAACTCAACATCAACAACCCCATCTAACCGAAACTCCAAGTTTTGAACCCGTCGAGCCTTGCATTAATGTTAATATCCGTACCAATTCAGATATTATCGAAATGGAATGGGATGTAGTTGGTTGCGCCAGTTTTCGCCAAGAGGTAGGAAAATGGGCTAAACTACGTCCAGGTGAACCAGTTCCCACTTAA